ATAGGGATATGGCTATGCAACTGAAAACTGTCATTTCAGGTGGTGATGGGCTATTCACACTCCCTGGTTATTGCTCGGCAAGACACGGAGCAGGAGAAAGAAAAGCTCAAGAAGCTTCCCGAATACAACCCACGCACACTCTGATCGGACATCACTCATCCGTTTTTCTCCAggggctttttgtttttttttgttttgttttttttaaattgaatgcCTCTTCTCACTAGGTCACCTGGGTAATAATTTTGTTTGGGATGGGATTGTTTATTTCTCCTTTATTTTTGGAcatcatattacatttttgaaagacAAGACACATGTCGGataaaaaagtatgaaagaaGTCAAATTAACTGATCCTGTCTAGGCTCGGGCGTTTCAGAAtggttattgttttaatttcacaatagAGCCAGCAACTGCTCAGAGCACTCGGGATTCCACTGGATCCATCCCCTTTACTTATACATTCCTAATGGAAGTGTATTACAGATTGTTTTGTTGGTGTTTATATTTCCATAACGATGACTGTGAGATCCATGTCTGCTCTCTTCCAAAAACTGGTgctaaatcattctaatgcagACTATCAATGGGCTAATGGTTGACTAAAAGACAAACTCACTCCATTCTTGTGCCTTTTTAAGTGAGATGATTCAGGCTGAGAAAGTTCAGTTAGTCCTATGACAACTCAAGTGTTATGGGGCACTTTATCTTTTAAACATCACTCTCATTACTTCCAGCTCCATGTTATCATCACCATACATAAGAACATCATTCTCCTCAAGACCACGTAGCTATATGTAAGACACAGACTCCTGTTAATCTGATCAGGGAAGTATTATCAACTCCTGCAATGCAAATGAGACATCAGCTGTGAGATTTTTATTCAATTCATTCacttttttagaaatgtaagTCATTAATGTTCACGACCTTGCTAGTATTGTAAACTACAGAAATGCTGTTCTCATGTgttgatgttagcatgttttggAAATAATGGATTTGATGTTGAGAAGAGTAGGATTGTCCCATCATCTGGGACCACAGTGTCTTTACAGAGCATCATTTCATGCAATATGTCGAATACTGTGCCATTTCTTTGTGTTCACCTGGGCTTAAACTGTGATCACATTTGTTATGTTTCATAATCTGTAAGTCCGTACAAGAATCCATCCACAGTTTGTGGGCGAGCAACAAGCTCATGTGTTTTATGttctataattttaaattgtgtacttaagaaatgttcatttgtttagGCAGTGTATGTCCAGGAACTGGAATTCCAACTCCTATTCtgaattctaaaatgttttttttttttcttaatattaaataaaggttCATGTAAGTTGGTATATGCcgttgcatttttttccatccATGCATATGTGGCTTTTAGCCAAAAAAAGTCTGCTGATATCTTAGTTGgcattaaatgaaaattcaccctatttatttttcaaatgcatGTTACAGGTGTTATGAACAATTCATCTGAGCATGTTGAAAAAAtctttgtaatgtttaattaaagtaTCAATTGGACCTTTTATTTCTCGACTTTATTTTGACTACTCTGCGAGCTCCTCTTCCTGCACTTTTGTGTATATAAAACCAAATCTGTTTTAACTACAAATATTGTTACGTAATGTTATACACCAATATACAGGACTGATCTGATGCCACTTCAGAGTTTAAAAGTATTTCTAGTGGACAtgtatgaataaatacataaaatgtagtcttgtatgaatttatttaaatgttaaaaaaaaagcgcAATGATAAAAAACTACATCTGGATACATAAAATGTAGTCggatatgaatttatttaaacgtttaaaaaaaacagcaagaatTTAATCTtcatcctcctcttcttcctcatctTGGTTGATCTGGAAGTAACGAAGCTCGTAGCTTTCTTTAGTGTTGGCCACAACACGCAACCAGTCTCTGAGATTGTTCTTCTTTAAGTATTTCTTCGTGAGGTATTTCAGATACCTGCAGAATAGACAAGAACGgtggaataaaatgtaaaaagttgcagttaaaaataaaataattggcaAAACAAAGTCAAGATGtgtcacaaaaaaacacacacacctcttGGAGAAGGGCACCTCAGAAGAAACTGTGATTTTGCTCTTGCTTCTTTCAATGGTGACCACTCCACCTCCCAGGTTTCCTGCTTTCCCGTTGACTTTAATGCGCTCCTGTAGGAACTGCTCCTGTAACCACACATGCAAATGACAAGTCACAAACTGGCGGTTATCTGACCTCATCGATACAGTAAAACCGTTTTACATAATTAGGCTTTATAAGCACTTTATCTACTCACAAAGTTAGCAGCATCCATAATGCCATCTTCAACGGGATGCGTGCAGTCCAGTGTGAACTTCAGGAcctgcttcttcttctttccACCTTTAGAGCTCTGCTGCTTCCTCTGCAATTAAATTATCAAAAGTGTACACTATCAGTCTTGTGTTTGTGACAGTCATGTCACTATCATCAGAATAACAAAACAACAGTGCAAGAGTTGCAGAGTTGCGCGCAAGATTGCGTTCATTCAGTGATATATACATGGGATTCATTCAATGATATTTAACGATTGATTTACGGGTACTGGGTTATTGCTAAACTTATGTTGCGACAGCGATAGTGTTTAATGTGCAATCTCGAATGATTAGTGTACGTGATAATGAGTGGAACGTCTGTTATTTTATTCACTAGGTCCGTGTGTTCGAACTTACAACAGGCGCCATAGCCAGAGATTTCGTCGAAAGGAAGAACCACGACTGCGCGATCGTGACGTCACAGACTGTTTAATCTAGCTCTGATGTAATCGATGTGTTCGATTTGTCTGTTGTTGGAGAAAGTCTTAATTTACTCTGTGTACGATTTAACCACTGTGACCCtagatcacaaaaccagtcataagggtcaatttgtcaaaattgagatttatgcatcatctgaaagctgaataaataagctttccattgatgtatggtttgttaggataggacaatatttggtcgagatacaactattttaaaacctggaatctgagggtgcaaacaaatcaaaatactgagaaaattgcctttaaagttgcccagataaagttcttaaaaatgtatattattaatcaaaaatttacaGTATCTatatcctcatggaacatgatcttagtttcctaatgatttttgccataaaagaaaaatcagtaattttgagccattcaatgtatttttggctattgctacaaatgtaccttaagactggttttgtggtccagggtcacatataaaaatatgactttttatccaatggaacacaaaaggagacgTTTGAATAACATCTATTTTACCTTAACTTGTAACCCACAGATAACAGTCATTTCTTGACTAATTTGGAGTGATTAGAGGATgaggaaatgatgacagaaattaaGAATTCAGAagttaaatgctttttaatgtgaACAGGCGTTCCCCTAAGTTCAGGTGTTGATCTTTTATAGAAAATTACCCACAACTTATATTTTTACACGTACAGTTGAGTTAAAAAGtttatacaccttgcagaatctgcaaaatgttaattttatcaaaataagagggatcatacaacatgcatgttattgtttatttagtactgacctgaatataatatttcacataaaagatgtttacataaagtcgacaagagaaaataattagtttaatttataaaatcaccctgttcaaaagtttacatacatacatactgtgttgttacctaaatgatccacagctgttttttttttagtgatagttgttcgtgagtcccttgtttgttctgaacagttaaactgtccgctgttcttcagaaaaatccttcaggtcccacaaattatttgttttttctgcatttttctgtattgaaccctttccaacaatgactgtatgattttgagatccatcttttcacactaagaacaactgagggactcatatacaactattacagaaggttcaaacactcactgatgctccagaaggaaacacttacattaagagccgggggtaaaaactttttgaatttgaagttggGAAAGTTGGGAAACCTGTAAATATctcctgtagcttctgaagggcaggactaaaaaaaaaaaaaaaaaaaaaaaaaaaaaaagatgtttaggtgaaataagaaaaatgtgcacgttttcattctgttcaaaagtttccacccctggctcttaatgcattgtgttttcttctggagcatcaatgggcgtttaaaccttctgtaatagttgcatatgagtccctcagttgtcctcagtgtgaaaagatggatctcaaaatcacacagtcattgttggaaagggtcataatacacaaaaatgttgaaaaaccaaagaaggatttttctgaagagcagtgggcagtttaactgttcagaacaaacaagggaatcatgaacaactatcattaaacaaaaaccacagctgtggattaatacacgtaacaacacagtattaaaaatcaagtgtatgtaaactttaaacagggtattttctcttgtgaactatatgtaaacaccttgtacataaaatatcttatttaagtcagtactaaataagaaataacatgcattttgtttaatccctcttattctggtaaagtaattaacattttgcagattctgcaagatgtttttaaacttttgacctcagctgtatataTGAAAAGATCTAATGAACTAATGTTTTGAGTAACAACATTATTCTGATATGACATGTTAGTTTGCATGTGTTTAAGCAGGATATACTGTGTGATTTAATTTTAGCTACCAGGGCTCTTGCTTTTGACAGACAATGGCATCTGGTTTTGTGTTGTGTAATGAGGGTCTCAGTATTCTGGCTCCAACATATCACCCCCTCATACAGCAGATACAGGAGTGTCAACTGATTGCATGTTCTGGAAGTCATGTCCTGCATCTAGGAACCCTCACAGAACCTTCACACGGCATTCACTCCACCCCGCAAAAGCACTCGGACAGGACGAGGTATTCAGATATTCTTTATATGTGAATGgaattaaatatgtacatttattatttctatatctTTTAGTATTTATTCAAGTGACCTTTATGAGCATATGGCCTTATTCAGAAGCTTGTTTCTGGTTTATAGCTATCTTCTAAGTCGAATAATGAATACTGACCTTGGATATCAAAGAACATTTTAACTATTCTGATTCAAGGAGAGCCCAAGGATTCTAAGCATGCTTAGAATATTATTTATGAtagatatactgtataaacGTGCTATGTGAAAATGTGCATACGCATATACTGTAAAGAGTATCTGAACGtcttattatatttttcagatGTCTGGAGAGATCTTTTCCCCTTTGGATAATCTTTATGACCTGGACAGTGCCAACTGCCATCCCCTGGTGTGCCACTTGTGCCAAGAACAGTATGAGCATCCATGTTTACTGGACTGTTACCATACGTTTTGTGCCAGCTGCCTGCGTGGAAGAGCCGTGGACAGCCGACTGACTTGCCCTCTCTGTGGGTAAGAATTTACTTTGTTTACCTGCACCTTATTCTGACAATTGTCAGACCAAATATGCATGCATATGCgttattattaatgcattaagcATAGGTATAAAAAAGCAAGTGCACAGTTTTTTGAGTTCtccaaattctgactttttaaaatataaactcggaTTTGTGAGATTTTCTGAGAAATATGGAATATGAagtgttaataaataataaattctaagaaaaaagtcagaattgtgatatatagaCTTGCAATTCCAAGAGAAGTAAACttataattgtgagatttaaactcagaattgcaagaaaaaagtttatatgtcgcagttctgagtttatagctcacaattcagttttttctcagaaactcagaattgtgtgaaaaaagtcagaattgttagataaaaaGTCAGGTATCTTTTGTATTCTCGTTATTCTGTGAACattattctgtggtggaaatgggTGTCAATACTTATGACACGTATGCATTTGAAAAATCTaacattgtatttatatatcgAAATGGTCAAATAACATTGTCGGGTCAACTGTATGGTGCCAGGGGCATTTGTAGGTAAGACTGGCTTCAACAGCTGCACCATAAACCCTGCCTTTGTGTTGGACTTAATCGAAAGTCTCTGGGCACATTCTGCCAAGGCCACTGTGGTATCAAACAATAAACCTAACACTATCTGACACTTGACACTGGATACACAGGTCCTGGGCAGGCTACAGTTAGAGATGGCTGAAATGCCTGTGTGCTCACCCTTCTGCTTCTTTATAGTAAGTCTAGCAGAAGCTTAATCGCACACCGTAGATCTTGCTCACATGGaggaaatatattaaaaaatggaaaaaggttGATGGTCTTTATAAAGCAGCATG
Above is a window of Labeo rohita strain BAU-BD-2019 chromosome 23, IGBB_LRoh.1.0, whole genome shotgun sequence DNA encoding:
- the LOC127154356 gene encoding 60S ribosomal protein L22; translated protein: MAPVRKQQSSKGGKKKKQVLKFTLDCTHPVEDGIMDAANFEQFLQERIKVNGKAGNLGGGVVTIERSKSKITVSSEVPFSKRYLKYLTKKYLKKNNLRDWLRVVANTKESYELRYFQINQDEEEEEDED